The following proteins are encoded in a genomic region of Hypanus sabinus isolate sHypSab1 chromosome 19, sHypSab1.hap1, whole genome shotgun sequence:
- the LOC132378002 gene encoding putative uncharacterized protein DDB_G0271982 — MDEFLENPTLEALEAATKSDLINIVKGLNLAEVRLSMKKQELRRAIIQYYIVKNVFSAEVLENIPEKVPASGTAQFELEKLRLEHEIKLKQLEATEKEKKRAEKQREHELQLKELEVKRKQERAEKQREHEIQLKQLEAAEKEKERTEREKERAEKEKERAEKEREYEEKEKQRQHDLDLEKLRQE, encoded by the coding sequence ATGGATGAATTtttagaaaacccgactctggaggcgctagaggcagccacaaagtcggacttgataaatattgtgaaaggtctaaacctcgcagaggtgaggctgTCGATGAAAAAGCAGGAGTTGCGGAGGGCCATaattcagtattatattgtgaagaatgtgttttcggctgaggtattggaaaatatccctgaaaaggtaccagctagtgggacagctcagtttgagttggagaaattaaggttagaacatgaaattaagttaaagcagctggaagcaactgagaaggaaaaaaaaagggctGAGAAGCaacgggagcatgagctccagctaaaggagttagaggtgaagaggaagcaggaaagagctgagaaacaaagagagcatgaaattcagttaaaacagctggaagcagctgaaaaggagaaggaaaggaccgagagagaaaaggaaagggccgaaaaggagaaggaaagggccgagaaggagagagagtatgaggaaaaagagaaacagaggcaacatgacttggacctggagaagttaaggcaagagtga